The Sulfurospirillum halorespirans DSM 13726 genome has a window encoding:
- the mutY gene encoding A/G-specific adenine glycosylase: MFGLSVKEAIYAWYKTNGRHDLPWRQTNDAYKIYLSEIMLQQTQVKTVLERFYFPFLERFPTLQSVAVAPLDDVLKMWEGLGYYTRARNLHHTAIICKGVLPKNPEELGGLRGIGKSTAHAICSFAYHQALPILDANVKRVLCRYFALSIKDEKVLWEKAWKLLAVKHPYEHNQAMMDIGAMICTSKNPNCLACPLEFTCKGKNAPESYPKAVKKAKVPTKKRFALVVFQEGKLGLIQRKERLLHGLWGFVQVDEKPKGVHSLGKVAHTYSHFKLELEIIQGDALHVNVDGYFTEEEIESLALSTVDKKIIQKIFSSK, translated from the coding sequence GTGTTTGGCTTGAGTGTAAAAGAGGCGATTTATGCGTGGTATAAAACAAATGGGCGCCATGATCTTCCGTGGCGCCAAACCAACGATGCGTACAAAATATACCTCAGTGAGATTATGCTACAACAAACCCAAGTCAAAACGGTTCTTGAGCGCTTTTACTTTCCCTTTTTAGAGCGTTTTCCAACCCTTCAAAGCGTAGCCGTTGCGCCACTCGATGATGTTTTAAAAATGTGGGAAGGGCTTGGTTACTACACCAGAGCTCGAAATTTGCATCATACAGCCATTATATGTAAGGGTGTTTTGCCCAAAAATCCTGAAGAGCTTGGCGGGCTTAGAGGCATTGGAAAAAGCACGGCACATGCGATTTGCTCTTTTGCGTACCACCAAGCACTTCCTATCTTGGATGCCAATGTCAAGCGCGTTTTGTGTCGCTACTTTGCGCTAAGCATAAAGGATGAAAAAGTGCTTTGGGAAAAGGCGTGGAAGCTTTTAGCCGTAAAGCATCCGTACGAACACAATCAAGCGATGATGGACATCGGTGCAATGATCTGCACATCTAAAAATCCGAACTGTTTGGCATGTCCACTTGAGTTTACATGTAAAGGTAAAAATGCACCTGAGAGCTATCCAAAAGCAGTGAAAAAAGCGAAAGTTCCAACGAAAAAGCGCTTTGCTTTGGTTGTCTTTCAAGAAGGAAAATTGGGGCTTATTCAACGAAAAGAGAGACTGCTTCATGGACTTTGGGGATTTGTTCAGGTGGACGAAAAGCCAAAAGGTGTACACAGCCTTGGCAAAGTTGCTCACACGTATAGCCATTTTAAACTCGAACTGGAAATCATTCAAGGTGATGCTTTACATGTAAACGTGGATGGCTATTTTACAGAGGAAGAAATTGAAAGTTTAGCACTCTCAACCGTCGATAAAAAGATCATTCAAAAGATTTTTAGCTCAAAATAG
- a CDS encoding uracil-DNA glycosylase, whose protein sequence is MVDPKIEESWKNVLHVEFQKPYFESLKSFLVEEKKNYTVYPSGANIFAAFDNTPFESVEVVILGQDPYHGAHQAHGLSFSVQDGIQHPPSLQNIFKELRDDMGCAIPKSGNLSAWAKQGVFLLNTVLTVRASEANSHRGQGWENFTDAVIKTLSAQKEHLVFILWGSPAGAKASLIDSKKHLILRAPHPSPLSSYRGFFGSKPFSKSNEYLSSKGKKPINWCLA, encoded by the coding sequence ATGGTCGATCCAAAAATTGAAGAGAGTTGGAAAAATGTTTTACATGTAGAGTTTCAAAAGCCCTATTTTGAGAGCTTAAAAAGCTTTTTGGTGGAAGAGAAAAAAAACTACACTGTTTATCCCAGTGGTGCGAATATCTTTGCGGCATTTGATAACACACCTTTTGAGAGCGTTGAAGTGGTCATTTTAGGGCAAGACCCGTACCATGGAGCCCATCAAGCGCACGGGCTCTCTTTTTCGGTACAAGATGGCATTCAGCATCCGCCATCCCTCCAAAATATTTTTAAAGAACTGCGCGATGACATGGGATGTGCGATTCCCAAAAGTGGCAATTTAAGCGCGTGGGCAAAACAAGGCGTTTTCTTACTCAACACGGTTTTAACCGTTCGTGCCAGTGAAGCCAATTCCCACCGTGGTCAGGGTTGGGAGAATTTTACGGACGCCGTGATTAAGACACTAAGCGCTCAAAAAGAGCATTTGGTCTTCATTCTTTGGGGCTCACCTGCAGGTGCTAAAGCCAGTCTGATTGATAGTAAAAAACATCTCATTTTACGTGCTCCTCACCCTTCACCTCTCTCTTCGTACCGTGGTTTCTTTGGTTCCAAGCCTTTTTCAAAAAGCAACGAATACCTTAGCAGTAAGGGTAAAAAGCCCATTAATTGGTGTTTGGCTTGA
- the proW gene encoding glycine betaine/L-proline ABC transporter permease ProW, whose product MSEKIENPWEMAPATQMDWLSDQSAPPLDISFNWLDPFKETFIPLDRYVESGLTWTVAHFRDVFQSIRVPIDLVLRAVGDFFGSIPATVFIVVVTLLAWQFAGRKIAIGTFISLIIIGLIGAWSEAMITLSLVFTSVFFCLVIGIPIGILVANNDRFSLIMRPILDAMQTTPAFVYLVPVVMLFGIGNVPGVVVTIIFALPPLIRFTNLGIRQVPKDLVEVSRSFGATPLQMLFKVQLPVAMPTIMAGINQTLMLALSMVVFASMIAVGGLGQMVLRGIGRLDMGLASIGGVGIVLLAIVLDRITQALGEKDMVNAHVAWYQKGPLGFLYDLLAKQRKKHE is encoded by the coding sequence ATGAGTGAGAAAATAGAAAACCCGTGGGAAATGGCTCCCGCCACACAAATGGATTGGTTAAGTGACCAATCGGCGCCACCGCTTGATATTTCGTTTAATTGGTTAGACCCGTTTAAAGAGACCTTTATTCCCCTAGATCGTTATGTGGAATCGGGTTTAACATGGACAGTAGCACATTTTCGTGATGTTTTCCAATCCATTCGTGTTCCGATTGATCTGGTTTTGCGTGCGGTTGGGGATTTCTTTGGCTCCATTCCTGCCACGGTTTTTATTGTGGTGGTAACGCTTCTTGCATGGCAGTTTGCAGGGCGTAAAATTGCGATTGGTACGTTTATCTCGCTTATCATTATTGGATTGATTGGCGCGTGGAGTGAAGCGATGATAACGCTCTCTTTGGTCTTTACCTCCGTCTTTTTCTGTTTAGTGATCGGCATTCCCATTGGCATTTTGGTTGCAAATAATGATCGGTTCTCACTGATTATGCGACCGATTTTAGATGCGATGCAAACCACGCCTGCGTTTGTCTATCTCGTTCCTGTTGTCATGCTTTTTGGCATCGGCAATGTCCCAGGGGTTGTGGTGACGATCATTTTTGCCCTTCCGCCTTTGATTCGCTTTACCAACCTTGGGATCAGGCAAGTGCCTAAAGATCTGGTCGAAGTCTCGCGAAGTTTTGGAGCAACGCCTTTGCAGATGCTCTTTAAAGTGCAACTCCCTGTTGCGATGCCAACCATTATGGCAGGTATCAATCAAACGTTGATGTTAGCGCTTTCGATGGTCGTATTTGCCTCAATGATTGCAGTCGGAGGGCTAGGTCAAATGGTACTTCGTGGCATTGGAAGGCTCGATATGGGATTGGCGTCCATTGGTGGCGTGGGCATTGTGCTTTTAGCCATCGTACTAGATCGTATCACGCAAGCATTGGGGGAGAAAGATATGGTAAACGCACATGTGGCATGGTATCAAAAAGGGCCTTTAGGCTTTTTATACGACCTTCTCGCCAAACAGAGGAAAAAACATGAATAA
- the ttdB gene encoding L(+)-tartrate dehydratase subunit beta, with the protein MKKVLTTPIQDEDIASLRVGDIVYLTGTLVTCRDEGHRRIVAEGIMPSLPMDRIAIFHAGPIVRDVEGGWEMVSIGPTTSMRMERYEKEFLAKTGVKLVIGKGGMGEKTAQGCKESFAVHAVFPGGCAVIAAEEVEKIEGKEWPEFGMPEAFWILKVKEFGPLIISIDTEGNNLFEANKVTFHERKEVALKDTAKQIVSMIAKS; encoded by the coding sequence ATGAAAAAAGTTTTAACAACCCCGATTCAAGATGAAGATATTGCATCGCTTCGCGTGGGAGACATCGTTTATCTTACCGGCACATTGGTGACATGTAGAGATGAAGGACACCGCAGAATTGTGGCAGAAGGTATTATGCCTTCACTTCCGATGGATCGCATCGCCATTTTTCACGCCGGGCCGATTGTTAGAGATGTGGAAGGTGGTTGGGAGATGGTTTCCATAGGACCTACAACCAGCATGCGTATGGAGCGTTATGAAAAAGAGTTTTTAGCCAAAACGGGCGTGAAATTGGTCATTGGAAAAGGTGGCATGGGCGAAAAAACGGCGCAAGGGTGTAAAGAAAGTTTTGCCGTGCATGCCGTTTTCCCGGGTGGTTGTGCCGTGATCGCCGCCGAAGAGGTGGAAAAAATCGAAGGCAAAGAGTGGCCAGAGTTTGGGATGCCAGAAGCGTTTTGGATACTTAAAGTCAAAGAGTTTGGCCCGTTGATTATCTCGATCGATACAGAGGGAAATAACCTTTTTGAAGCGAATAAAGTGACGTTTCATGAGCGAAAAGAAGTTGCACTGAAAGATACTGCCAAACAGATTGTTTCGATGATTGCAAAGAGCTAG
- the proX gene encoding glycine betaine/L-proline ABC transporter substrate-binding protein ProX: MNKLLKKSLIGMVCFLFLSGVSAAAEMPGKGVKVHPMHSSIAEEKFQTIIINEALKALGYDVLPIEEVSYAVIYQTIAQNKESNEIYYTTVNWIPLHDEMFENVGGEKVLFRKGTFISGNAQGYLIDKKTAEKYNIKYLNDLKDPKIAKLFDSNKDGKADLAGCNPGWGCERSIEYQLDAFGLRGTIQHNQGEYSAIIAETIERYKQGQPILYYTWTPYWVSGVLIPGKDTVWLQVTKSADPDHKDTALTDGKNYGFSANTTHIVANGNLAAQNPVAARLFEIAKLDIRDVSAENMMISQGQKSEKEIEHHALSWIKWHEKIFQGWISEAKKAAQ, translated from the coding sequence ATGAATAAACTACTCAAAAAAAGCCTTATCGGCATGGTTTGCTTTTTGTTCTTAAGTGGTGTGAGTGCTGCAGCAGAAATGCCAGGCAAGGGCGTTAAAGTGCATCCGATGCACAGCTCCATTGCCGAAGAGAAGTTTCAAACAATTATTATCAACGAAGCGCTCAAAGCGTTAGGATACGATGTTTTACCGATTGAGGAAGTGTCGTATGCCGTCATTTACCAGACGATTGCCCAAAACAAAGAGTCGAATGAGATCTATTATACGACCGTCAATTGGATACCGTTGCATGATGAGATGTTTGAAAACGTAGGTGGTGAAAAAGTCCTTTTTCGTAAAGGAACGTTTATTTCAGGAAATGCACAAGGCTATTTGATCGATAAAAAAACAGCGGAAAAATATAACATTAAATACCTCAATGACCTCAAAGATCCCAAAATTGCCAAGTTGTTTGATAGCAATAAGGATGGTAAAGCGGATTTAGCTGGCTGTAACCCGGGTTGGGGATGTGAAAGATCGATTGAATATCAACTGGACGCCTTTGGACTTCGAGGTACGATTCAACACAATCAAGGCGAATATTCGGCAATTATCGCTGAAACGATTGAGCGTTATAAACAAGGTCAACCCATTTTATACTACACATGGACGCCGTATTGGGTGAGTGGTGTTTTAATTCCTGGCAAGGACACTGTATGGCTTCAAGTCACAAAGAGTGCAGACCCTGATCATAAAGATACTGCATTAACAGATGGTAAAAATTATGGTTTTAGCGCTAATACAACGCATATTGTAGCCAATGGAAACCTTGCGGCACAAAACCCTGTCGCTGCTAGATTATTTGAAATTGCGAAGTTAGATATTCGCGATGTAAGTGCTGAAAACATGATGATTAGCCAAGGTCAAAAGAGCGAAAAAGAGATTGAACATCACGCGTTATCGTGGATAAAATGGCATGAAAAAATCTTTCAAGGTTGGATAAGTGAAGCGAAAAAAGCGGCGCAATAG
- a CDS encoding GntR family transcriptional regulator, protein MMNLTKIQMLPAREQVASILRSSILTGGISKGQSITLDSIGEQVGMSRTPVREAFQILANEGLIELRQNRCAIVKGISEEAIKDHYEMRILLETEAFKRACANMNDHILDAIKKINKQGQRAKEAGDTEAYNIANQAFHMTIWEAAGSEKLKSFLALLWNGLSMNRLVTAQEYAAISLAEHDQMVEKLIEKDYEGACNIMREHIVRSMNSTLSNFK, encoded by the coding sequence ATGATGAATCTCACCAAAATACAAATGTTGCCTGCACGCGAACAAGTCGCTTCGATCCTTCGCTCCTCCATCCTCACAGGCGGCATCAGCAAAGGTCAATCGATCACGCTAGATAGCATTGGCGAACAAGTCGGTATGTCGCGTACTCCCGTGCGCGAAGCGTTTCAAATCCTCGCGAATGAAGGGCTTATCGAACTTCGCCAAAACCGTTGCGCCATCGTCAAAGGCATTTCAGAAGAGGCGATTAAAGACCACTATGAAATGCGCATCTTACTCGAAACCGAAGCATTCAAGCGTGCCTGCGCCAATATGAACGATCACATCCTTGATGCAATCAAAAAGATCAACAAACAAGGACAGCGTGCCAAAGAAGCGGGCGATACGGAGGCGTATAATATTGCCAACCAAGCATTTCACATGACCATTTGGGAAGCCGCGGGGAGTGAAAAACTCAAATCCTTTCTCGCTCTTTTGTGGAATGGTCTCTCCATGAACCGACTCGTCACGGCGCAAGAGTACGCCGCAATTTCACTCGCTGAACATGACCAAATGGTCGAAAAACTGATTGAAAAAGATTATGAAGGGGCATGTAACATTATGCGAGAGCATATTGTTCGCAGTATGAACAGCACCCTTTCCAATTTTAAATAA
- a CDS encoding 3-isopropylmalate dehydratase large subunit, with amino-acid sequence MHAIEKLLAKKAGKTSVKTGEIINCEIDMAGINDLYLQTIRSFFEMGGTKVYDPSKVIMFLDHYAPASTITQATNQKQFREFCWDQGIDLLMDIDQGVCHQVLADKGLAYPGEIVVITDSHTTTHGAFGAFGTGVGATDLAIILATGKLWFRVPEIIKINFEGKLHKGVYAKDAILHAIGTLGADYAVYKAVEFGGSMLEQLSISERMALCNMSTEMGAKASYIQPDAITMAFLEERVTRAYEIYHTDADFHYADEVSFDVSALKPQLAAPSSVDNVYDVSQFIGRHIDQAYLGSCTGGRAEDIGIAAHILHGKKVASRTRFVIVPASKGVLLEAMEKGYVKTLIEAGATFVTPGCAACLGTHEGMIASGETCITTTNRNFPGRMGDTKAEIFLGSPAAVAAAALMGEIVDPTLYM; translated from the coding sequence ATGCACGCAATTGAAAAATTATTAGCCAAAAAAGCAGGTAAAACAAGCGTCAAAACAGGTGAGATTATCAACTGTGAGATTGATATGGCAGGCATCAACGATCTTTACTTGCAGACCATACGCTCTTTTTTTGAAATGGGTGGCACGAAAGTGTATGATCCAAGCAAGGTTATTATGTTTTTAGACCATTATGCGCCCGCTTCGACCATCACGCAAGCAACGAATCAGAAGCAGTTTCGAGAGTTTTGCTGGGATCAAGGCATTGATCTTTTGATGGACATCGACCAAGGTGTGTGTCATCAGGTTTTAGCCGATAAAGGGTTGGCGTATCCGGGCGAAATCGTCGTTATCACTGACTCGCATACCACAACACACGGCGCGTTTGGTGCCTTTGGAACGGGTGTGGGTGCGACGGACTTGGCGATCATCTTAGCGACAGGAAAGCTGTGGTTTAGGGTTCCTGAAATCATCAAGATCAATTTTGAGGGGAAACTTCACAAAGGTGTGTATGCTAAAGATGCGATCTTGCACGCGATTGGCACGCTTGGAGCGGATTATGCCGTGTATAAAGCGGTTGAATTTGGCGGTTCGATGTTGGAGCAGCTCAGCATCTCAGAGCGTATGGCGCTGTGCAATATGAGTACCGAAATGGGCGCTAAAGCCAGTTACATTCAGCCCGATGCGATTACGATGGCATTTTTAGAAGAGCGGGTCACAAGGGCGTATGAGATTTACCACACGGATGCTGATTTTCACTATGCCGATGAAGTGAGCTTTGATGTGAGTGCTCTTAAACCACAACTTGCCGCACCTTCAAGTGTCGATAATGTTTATGATGTGAGTCAGTTTATCGGTCGCCACATCGACCAAGCGTATTTGGGTTCCTGTACGGGTGGCAGGGCTGAGGACATCGGCATTGCGGCGCATATTTTGCACGGCAAAAAAGTAGCGTCTCGTACACGTTTTGTGATCGTTCCCGCTTCCAAAGGCGTTTTACTCGAAGCGATGGAAAAAGGGTACGTGAAAACATTGATCGAAGCGGGAGCGACCTTTGTAACGCCTGGATGCGCCGCCTGTTTGGGAACGCATGAGGGGATGATCGCGTCGGGAGAGACCTGCATTACCACGACCAATCGAAATTTTCCAGGACGCATGGGCGATACGAAAGCAGAGATATTTTTAGGCTCACCAGCGGCGGTTGCAGCAGCAGCTTTGATGGGCGAAATCGTCGACCCTACGCTTTACATGTAA
- a CDS encoding 3-isopropylmalate dehydratase: MQKLLSGNAFVFGKNVDTDQIYPGRFVEFTDVEDVAKYAMFGADPAFTCKVKKGDFIVAGTNFGCGSSREHAAITIKAVGVGAIIAESFARIFYRNAINLGIPLIVCPNISQLIQTGDSLSLDLHSGEIRLEKSLIATAEPMSEYVLNILESGGIKPLIKQQLATGNRA, encoded by the coding sequence ATGCAAAAATTACTGAGTGGCAATGCCTTTGTTTTTGGCAAAAATGTCGATACCGACCAGATTTATCCGGGGCGTTTTGTGGAGTTTACCGATGTGGAAGATGTCGCGAAATATGCGATGTTTGGAGCTGATCCAGCGTTTACATGTAAAGTCAAAAAAGGCGATTTTATCGTTGCTGGGACGAACTTTGGCTGTGGCAGTAGTCGCGAGCATGCCGCCATTACGATCAAAGCTGTGGGCGTGGGAGCGATCATCGCAGAATCCTTTGCACGTATCTTTTACCGCAATGCGATCAACCTTGGCATTCCTCTCATTGTCTGCCCTAACATCTCACAATTGATCCAAACGGGCGATAGTTTGAGTCTTGATCTTCACAGTGGAGAAATACGCCTCGAAAAAAGTCTCATCGCAACCGCGGAACCGATGTCAGAATATGTGCTTAACATCTTAGAAAGTGGCGGTATCAAACCGCTGATAAAACAGCAATTAGCGACTGGAAACAGAGCCTAA
- the ttdA gene encoding L(+)-tartrate dehydratase subunit alpha: MSTSEQEAKLVAILGKFIDIVSKELPDDVMKKLTELRTKEEAPLAKAIYDVMFDNLDRAKKLGRPTCQDTGVIQFFVRSGSNFPLLGKLRSILREATINATKSAPLRLNAVEVFDEKNTGTNVGTDVPFIEWEIVDESTNVEIEVYQAGGGCSLPGRSIVLPPLAGYEGAMKFVFDTIVDWGINACPPLVVGVGIGTCSTSAAKLSKKAMLRPIGTSHPHPKAAAMEKSIEEGLNAIGLGPQGISGKNSVMAVHVEGMAHHPSVLGVGVTVGCWANRHGIIRFDENLAYEVVSHTGVSL; this comes from the coding sequence ATGTCTACAAGCGAACAAGAAGCAAAGCTAGTAGCGATTTTAGGAAAATTCATCGACATTGTCTCCAAAGAGCTACCTGATGATGTGATGAAAAAGTTAACGGAGCTTCGAACGAAAGAGGAAGCTCCCTTAGCTAAAGCGATTTACGATGTGATGTTTGACAATTTAGACCGCGCCAAAAAACTGGGTCGCCCTACCTGTCAAGATACGGGTGTGATTCAGTTTTTTGTGCGTTCAGGTTCCAATTTCCCTCTGCTGGGAAAATTACGGAGCATTTTAAGGGAAGCGACGATTAATGCGACAAAAAGTGCACCACTGCGCCTCAATGCGGTCGAAGTCTTTGATGAAAAAAACACTGGAACCAATGTGGGAACCGATGTTCCGTTCATCGAGTGGGAGATCGTGGATGAGAGTACCAACGTCGAGATCGAAGTCTATCAAGCCGGTGGTGGCTGTTCGCTTCCGGGTCGCAGTATTGTTTTACCTCCACTGGCAGGCTATGAAGGGGCGATGAAATTTGTCTTTGACACGATTGTCGATTGGGGCATCAATGCCTGCCCACCGCTTGTTGTGGGTGTGGGGATTGGAACTTGTTCGACTTCTGCGGCGAAGCTTTCTAAAAAAGCGATGCTAAGACCGATTGGTACTTCTCATCCGCACCCCAAAGCGGCAGCCATGGAAAAGAGCATCGAGGAAGGGCTAAACGCGATTGGTTTAGGACCTCAGGGTATTTCAGGGAAAAACAGTGTGATGGCAGTCCACGTGGAAGGCATGGCGCACCACCCTTCGGTTTTAGGCGTGGGCGTAACGGTAGGATGCTGGGCAAATCGTCACGGCATCATTCGATTTGATGAAAATTTAGCGTACGAAGTGGTGTCGCACACAGGAGTGAGCCTATGA
- the proV gene encoding glycine betaine/L-proline ABC transporter ATP-binding protein ProV, whose amino-acid sequence MKEVKIELKNVYKIFGDSPKKALTLLKKGMDKAEIFRRTAQTIGVNNASLQIYKGEIFVIMGLSGSGKSTLVRLFNRLIEPSSGSILIDGEDIAVMNHSELRAVRRAKMSMVFQSFALLPHLNVLDNAAFGLELGGMPKSERYIKAKEALERVGLLDYVHTYPDSLSGGMQQRVGLARALANNPDVLLMDEAFSALDPLIRSEMQDELLKLQSEQERTIVFISHDLDEAMKLGDRIAIMQGGSVIQIGTPDEILKNPANEYVHSFFKGVNVGGVITAKDIASTKQVTIIQKDGQGTLMALQTLMDNDREFAYIVDRRKRFLGVVSVDSLRSKPKRESIDVAFLKEIPIIDGATYLNDIVGIVASTPCSVPVVDKNQKYIGAISKATLLKALDYQGEDDNE is encoded by the coding sequence ATGAAAGAGGTTAAAATTGAGCTAAAAAATGTCTATAAAATTTTCGGGGATTCACCCAAAAAAGCACTTACACTGTTAAAAAAAGGTATGGATAAAGCGGAAATTTTTAGACGTACTGCTCAAACAATCGGCGTTAATAACGCCAGTCTTCAAATATACAAAGGTGAAATCTTTGTCATCATGGGTTTATCGGGATCTGGCAAGTCGACATTGGTGCGACTCTTTAACCGCCTTATTGAGCCCTCAAGCGGTTCGATTTTGATCGATGGTGAAGATATCGCCGTTATGAATCACTCAGAACTCAGAGCTGTGCGCAGGGCTAAGATGAGTATGGTGTTTCAATCCTTTGCCCTTTTGCCCCATCTTAATGTACTGGATAACGCTGCATTTGGGTTGGAACTGGGAGGTATGCCAAAAAGTGAGCGCTACATCAAAGCCAAAGAAGCGCTGGAGCGAGTCGGTCTTTTGGATTATGTTCATACGTATCCAGACTCACTCAGTGGTGGTATGCAACAGCGTGTCGGTTTGGCAAGAGCGCTTGCTAATAATCCGGATGTGCTTTTGATGGATGAAGCCTTTTCGGCACTCGATCCGCTCATTCGGTCTGAAATGCAAGATGAACTGTTAAAGCTTCAAAGTGAGCAAGAGCGCACCATCGTTTTTATCTCGCATGATTTAGATGAAGCGATGAAACTGGGTGATCGCATTGCCATTATGCAAGGTGGTTCGGTGATACAAATTGGTACGCCCGATGAAATTTTAAAAAACCCTGCCAATGAATACGTGCACTCCTTCTTTAAGGGTGTGAATGTGGGTGGGGTGATTACGGCAAAAGATATCGCGAGTACCAAACAAGTCACCATCATCCAAAAAGATGGGCAAGGAACATTGATGGCGCTTCAAACTTTGATGGATAATGATCGTGAGTTTGCCTATATCGTTGATCGTAGAAAACGCTTTTTAGGGGTCGTATCGGTCGATAGTTTGCGCTCAAAACCCAAACGTGAAAGCATTGATGTTGCCTTTTTAAAAGAGATACCGATCATCGATGGAGCAACCTATCTCAATGATATTGTCGGCATTGTTGCGAGCACGCCCTGCTCCGTACCTGTTGTTGATAAAAACCAAAAATACATCGGCGCCATTTCAAAAGCGACCCTTTTAAAAGCATTGGATTACCAAGGGGAGGATGACAATGAGTGA
- a CDS encoding multidrug effflux MFS transporter has translation MSHTLTERQIVLTLASLAAITPLSIDMYLPAFPAIAKSLQTSIPNVEISLSLFFFGMAMGQLFGGPISDAYGRRPMIIIGLILFGISSLLLSFTDSIEMFWILRAIQSFGGGIATVNVSAIVRDMFEGKESARIFSMIAMVMLMAPLIAPTMGSLILKFFDWNIIFIFLSLYTLFALGFYLFRFPSVKQERVKVTPIQNYKTVLSHKMAMVFIVSQILSSSGMYTFITSSSFIYMEHFHVSSGQFALFFALNVTTLMIVGRINAWLVKYKDPLVLLRIGMSAQALIGIALFACQDQSIYVLFPLIGLYIGTLGLIFGNSVSLSLEFFPSISASANAIIGVLQYSVGALMGFTASSLHDATLFPITGVMMVVSLCGATLLLLGSRGYIPHHGS, from the coding sequence ATGTCCCACACACTCACTGAGCGTCAGATTGTCTTAACGCTTGCAAGCCTTGCCGCCATTACACCCTTATCGATTGATATGTATTTACCGGCATTCCCCGCCATTGCTAAAAGCCTTCAAACCTCTATTCCCAATGTCGAAATCAGCTTAAGCCTTTTCTTTTTTGGTATGGCAATGGGACAGCTTTTTGGTGGTCCCATTTCGGATGCGTACGGCAGACGTCCGATGATCATCATTGGGCTTATTTTATTTGGTATCAGTAGCCTTTTGCTCTCGTTTACCGACAGCATCGAAATGTTCTGGATATTAAGAGCGATTCAATCCTTTGGTGGAGGCATCGCCACGGTCAATGTTTCCGCCATTGTGCGTGATATGTTCGAGGGCAAAGAGAGTGCTCGCATCTTCTCCATGATCGCGATGGTGATGCTGATGGCACCATTAATCGCCCCAACGATGGGCTCGTTAATCCTCAAATTTTTTGACTGGAACATCATCTTTATATTTTTAAGCCTTTACACCCTTTTTGCGCTCGGTTTTTACCTCTTCCGTTTCCCTTCAGTGAAGCAAGAACGGGTCAAAGTCACACCGATTCAGAACTACAAAACCGTGCTTAGCCATAAAATGGCGATGGTTTTTATCGTCTCTCAAATTCTCTCTTCTTCAGGGATGTACACGTTCATCACCTCTTCATCCTTCATCTATATGGAACATTTTCATGTCAGTTCAGGTCAATTTGCACTTTTTTTCGCGCTTAATGTCACTACGCTGATGATCGTGGGAAGGATCAACGCATGGCTTGTCAAATACAAAGACCCTCTTGTTCTGCTTCGCATTGGTATGAGTGCTCAAGCACTCATTGGCATTGCGTTGTTTGCCTGCCAAGATCAGAGCATTTACGTTCTTTTTCCGCTCATTGGACTCTACATTGGTACGCTAGGGCTCATTTTTGGAAATTCTGTCTCTTTATCCTTGGAGTTTTTCCCAAGCATCAGCGCTTCGGCCAATGCCATCATCGGTGTTTTGCAGTACAGTGTGGGAGCCCTCATGGGGTTTACCGCCAGTTCCTTGCACGACGCAACACTCTTCCCGATCACAGGTGTGATGATGGTGGTCAGTCTGTGTGGCGCAACGCTGTTACTTTTGGGAAGTAGAGGATACATTCCGCACCATGGAAGCTAA